Proteins encoded together in one Mycolicibacter minnesotensis window:
- a CDS encoding DUF1697 domain-containing protein, whose translation MTRYALFLRGVNVGGVNLKMADVAETLTAAGFSAVRTLLASGNVLVDSSAKAAAVRATAESTLRERFGYEAWVLVYDVAKLRDIVAAFPFEAEVPGLHSYVTFIADDAAWTDLSVLAENSEETIAVGDGVIYWQIPKGDTLSSIVGKTMGNKRHKSTTTTRNLRTLSKVLHAADPR comes from the coding sequence ATGACTCGGTATGCGCTGTTTCTGCGCGGCGTGAACGTCGGCGGAGTCAACCTGAAGATGGCCGACGTCGCCGAGACCCTGACCGCCGCCGGTTTCAGCGCGGTTCGCACACTGCTCGCCAGCGGCAACGTACTGGTGGACTCGTCGGCCAAGGCCGCTGCGGTGCGGGCCACCGCCGAGTCGACGTTGCGGGAGCGATTCGGCTATGAGGCCTGGGTCTTGGTGTACGACGTGGCGAAGCTGCGCGACATCGTGGCGGCGTTCCCCTTCGAGGCGGAGGTCCCCGGCCTGCACTCCTATGTCACGTTCATCGCTGACGACGCGGCGTGGACCGACCTGTCCGTGCTCGCCGAGAACTCCGAGGAGACCATCGCTGTCGGCGACGGGGTGATCTACTGGCAGATCCCCAAGGGCGACACCCTGTCCAGCATCGTCGGCAAGACGATGGGCAACAAGCGGCACAAGTCGACCACCACCACCCGCAACCTGCGCACCCTGAGCAAAGTGCTGCACGCCGCCGACCCCCGGTAA
- a CDS encoding PPOX class F420-dependent oxidoreductase, protein MGRQVFDDKLLAVISGNSLGVLATVKRDGRPQLSNVSYHFDPRSLEVQISVTEPRAKTRNLRRDPRASLLVSADDGWSYAVAEGDAQLTPPAAAPDDATVEALIALYRNIAGEHPDWDEYREAMVTDRRVLLTLPIHHLYGMPPGVR, encoded by the coding sequence ATGGGACGCCAGGTATTCGACGACAAGTTGCTGGCAGTGATCAGCGGGAACTCTCTCGGCGTTCTGGCCACGGTCAAACGTGACGGACGCCCCCAACTGTCCAACGTGTCTTACCACTTTGATCCGCGTTCCCTCGAGGTGCAGATCTCGGTCACCGAGCCGCGGGCCAAGACCCGCAATCTGCGGCGTGACCCCCGCGCGTCACTTCTGGTGAGTGCAGACGACGGCTGGTCCTATGCGGTGGCCGAGGGTGATGCCCAGCTGACGCCGCCGGCTGCCGCGCCCGACGATGCCACCGTCGAGGCGCTGATTGCGTTGTACCGCAATATCGCCGGCGAACACCCGGACTGGGATGAGTACCGCGAGGCGATGGTGACCGATCGCCGGGTGCTGCTGACGTTGCCGATCCACCACCTCTATGGCATGCCGCCGGGCGTGCGCTGA
- a CDS encoding DUF5302 domain-containing protein: MPESDSAADENKRKFREALERKKAQSAGGSDHKDGGAKQSRSHGPLESRREFRRKSG, encoded by the coding sequence ATGCCCGAATCAGATTCAGCCGCAGACGAGAACAAGCGCAAGTTCCGCGAGGCGCTGGAGCGTAAGAAGGCGCAGTCGGCGGGCGGCTCGGACCACAAGGACGGCGGCGCCAAGCAGTCGCGGTCGCACGGACCGCTGGAGAGCCGCCGGGAGTTTCGCCGCAAGAGCGGATAG
- a CDS encoding DUF732 domain-containing protein codes for MSIWGTPEFDTYMEGLERNGFNLNPDTAWRLAHQSCEGGLPGYIGLELAAQGVVGPAANQRAMDVARKYACPVQ; via the coding sequence ATGTCAATCTGGGGCACCCCGGAGTTCGACACCTACATGGAAGGCTTGGAGCGCAACGGGTTCAACCTGAACCCCGACACCGCATGGCGCCTGGCCCACCAGTCCTGCGAGGGTGGCCTGCCGGGCTACATCGGGTTGGAACTCGCCGCGCAGGGGGTCGTCGGTCCGGCCGCGAACCAACGGGCGATGGATGTGGCCCGCAAGTACGCCTGCCCGGTGCAGTAG
- a CDS encoding DUF732 domain-containing protein: MDEFVDEITKQNVDIGMANLQRHNLPLMGLEACTRLRGGMSYEQTLASYPGVFGDGASVIRIAQQTICPETIK; the protein is encoded by the coding sequence GTGGATGAGTTCGTAGACGAGATCACCAAGCAGAACGTCGACATCGGTATGGCAAACCTCCAACGACACAACCTCCCGTTGATGGGGCTTGAAGCCTGTACCCGTTTGCGAGGGGGGATGAGCTACGAGCAGACCCTCGCCTCATACCCCGGAGTGTTCGGTGACGGTGCCAGCGTGATCCGTATTGCCCAGCAGACCATCTGCCCGGAGACGATCAAGTAG
- a CDS encoding DUF732 domain-containing protein — protein sequence MKLILAALAVPAAVLLASPVHAGVDEFVDEINKQNIDIGMYNLQRYNLPLMGLESCNRLRGGMSYEQTLASYPSLFGDGASVIRIAQQTICPGTIK from the coding sequence ATGAAGCTGATACTCGCCGCCCTGGCCGTGCCCGCTGCCGTCCTGCTTGCCTCACCGGTTCACGCGGGTGTTGACGAGTTCGTGGACGAGATCAACAAGCAGAACATCGACATCGGCATGTACAACCTTCAGCGGTACAACCTGCCGCTGATGGGCCTGGAATCTTGCAACAGGCTTCGCGGTGGGATGAGCTATGAGCAGACCTTGGCGTCGTACCCATCCCTATTCGGTGACGGGGCCAGCGTGATCCGCATTGCTCAGCAGACCATCTGCCCGGGAACGATTAAGTAG
- a CDS encoding HhH-GPD-type base excision DNA repair protein: protein MARKLCLAQDPEADELLANDPFALLTGMLLDQQISMELAFAGPKKIADRLARNRVDTSQQIPMEVAFGGPKKIADRMGGLDPHEIAGRDPEEFAALFAEKPAVHRFPGSMAGRVQALAKAVSEQYGGDTTALWTAGDPDGAEVLKRLKALPGFGEQKARIFLALLGKQYGVTPPGWRQAAGAYGEAGTHLSIADVVDEASLQQVRSTKKAQKLAAKADRENKGKAAT, encoded by the coding sequence GTGGCTCGAAAACTCTGCCTCGCTCAAGATCCCGAGGCCGATGAGCTTCTAGCAAACGATCCGTTTGCCCTGCTCACGGGTATGTTGCTTGATCAGCAGATTTCCATGGAATTGGCCTTTGCTGGTCCCAAGAAAATAGCTGACCGCCTTGCTCGTAATCGTGTTGACACCTCTCAACAGATCCCCATGGAAGTCGCGTTCGGCGGCCCGAAGAAGATCGCCGACCGGATGGGTGGGCTGGACCCGCACGAGATCGCCGGTCGCGACCCGGAAGAGTTCGCGGCGCTGTTCGCCGAAAAGCCTGCGGTGCACCGGTTTCCAGGCTCGATGGCGGGCCGCGTCCAAGCCCTCGCCAAAGCCGTATCCGAGCAGTATGGCGGCGACACGACCGCGTTGTGGACCGCCGGAGATCCCGACGGCGCCGAGGTGCTCAAACGCCTCAAGGCACTTCCGGGCTTCGGTGAGCAGAAGGCCCGCATCTTTCTGGCACTGCTCGGCAAGCAATACGGGGTGACCCCACCGGGGTGGCGGCAGGCCGCCGGAGCCTACGGTGAGGCCGGAACACACTTGTCGATCGCCGATGTCGTGGATGAGGCGTCGTTGCAGCAGGTGCGCTCCACCAAGAAGGCCCAAAAGTTGGCGGCGAAAGCCGACCGGGAGAACAAGGGAAAGGCGGCGACGTGA
- a CDS encoding DUF1059 domain-containing protein: MKTHLNCPCGEAIVGKDEDNLVDLTQKHLADAHPGMSYDRDAILFMAY; encoded by the coding sequence GTGAAAACTCACCTGAACTGTCCGTGTGGCGAGGCCATCGTCGGTAAGGACGAGGACAACTTGGTCGACCTGACCCAGAAGCACCTCGCGGATGCGCACCCCGGCATGAGCTACGACCGGGACGCCATCCTCTTCATGGCCTACTGA
- a CDS encoding DUF4349 domain-containing protein, which translates to MSVTRRSTPWALLIGLAAMVLLMITGCAGQRVPSDPMASERMTAGDAVSAPAPMSPKIPQSPPTDRDVVTTGSLDLTVADVAGSVDRLIELTTSLGGRVDDRAQRTTSGHRIAELTVRIPSPKVDEFLDGAQRLGDVSSVTVRHDDVTSQRVDLDARVAALQTSVDRLTTLMKSATSTADLLEAEKELTSRQADLDSLRAQRAQLGDQISYATLTVSVASEFEKPSAGFVASVRRGWHALLSFTDGLIAVAGFLLPWLPVIAAAAGVVVVARRRRRRRQ; encoded by the coding sequence ATGAGCGTCACTCGCAGGTCGACACCGTGGGCGTTGTTGATCGGCTTGGCCGCGATGGTGCTGCTGATGATCACCGGTTGCGCCGGTCAACGAGTGCCGTCGGACCCGATGGCGTCGGAGCGGATGACAGCCGGCGACGCGGTTTCCGCGCCGGCGCCGATGAGCCCGAAGATCCCGCAGAGTCCGCCAACAGACCGCGACGTCGTCACCACCGGCAGCCTGGACCTGACGGTGGCCGACGTCGCAGGATCGGTGGATCGGCTGATCGAGCTGACCACCAGCTTGGGCGGCCGGGTCGACGACCGCGCGCAGCGCACCACGTCCGGCCACCGCATTGCCGAGCTGACCGTACGGATTCCCTCACCGAAGGTCGATGAGTTTCTCGACGGGGCACAGCGTCTGGGCGACGTCTCGTCAGTCACGGTGCGCCACGACGATGTCACCAGCCAGCGGGTGGACCTCGACGCCCGAGTCGCCGCGTTGCAGACGTCGGTGGACCGCTTGACCACGCTGATGAAATCGGCCACCAGCACGGCCGATCTGCTGGAGGCCGAGAAGGAGCTGACGTCGCGACAGGCCGATCTGGACAGTCTGCGGGCGCAGCGCGCCCAGCTGGGTGACCAGATCAGCTATGCGACGCTGACCGTCTCGGTGGCTTCAGAGTTCGAGAAGCCGTCGGCCGGCTTCGTGGCGTCGGTGCGCCGCGGCTGGCACGCCCTGCTGTCGTTCACCGACGGCTTGATCGCCGTCGCCGGCTTCCTGCTGCCGTGGCTCCCGGTGATCGCGGCGGCCGCAGGTGTGGTGGTGGTCGCGCGCCGTCGTCGGCGGCGGCGTCAGTAG
- a CDS encoding Rv1157c family protein — MSRLQTLFTATRTTAAKAAVAAGSSAVLVFGAVGGVAMADPAIPSLPLPTAGFPGLPALEQLSPVIQQAAADPAGATSLLMAAAAAFTGNSNAPEGSRQVADTVAQFVQAPPEHVPTAGSAPGMVAHLPTGVDPAKSVGPVPQAAVSAPDALPAPADAVAVSPELAEAAAAAVAAPDAMPTANAGFGPDAPPTQDFMYPSIGQNCQDDGGTVIATALSVAGPATIPTPGPKPGQTAYVFTAMGTPGPAETQKLPLNVTWVNLTTGKSGSATLQPRTDINPEGPTTLTAIVDTGSGSIMSTIFGQVSTKTHQCNFVPTIGSTVVP; from the coding sequence ATGTCGCGCCTCCAGACGCTGTTCACCGCCACGCGGACCACCGCCGCCAAGGCCGCCGTCGCGGCCGGCTCGTCGGCCGTGCTGGTCTTCGGTGCCGTCGGCGGGGTAGCGATGGCCGACCCGGCTATCCCGTCGCTGCCGTTGCCCACCGCGGGGTTTCCTGGCCTGCCCGCCCTTGAGCAGCTAAGCCCGGTGATCCAGCAGGCCGCGGCCGACCCGGCAGGGGCGACCTCCCTGCTGATGGCTGCGGCCGCCGCGTTCACCGGAAACTCCAACGCGCCCGAAGGCTCGCGCCAGGTTGCCGACACGGTGGCACAGTTCGTTCAGGCACCGCCCGAGCACGTACCCACCGCCGGTTCAGCACCCGGGATGGTTGCCCACCTGCCCACCGGCGTCGACCCGGCCAAGTCCGTCGGGCCGGTTCCCCAGGCCGCGGTGAGCGCACCCGACGCCCTGCCCGCGCCCGCCGACGCCGTGGCGGTATCGCCCGAACTCGCCGAGGCCGCGGCCGCCGCGGTTGCCGCACCCGACGCGATGCCGACGGCCAACGCGGGCTTCGGTCCCGACGCCCCGCCGACCCAAGACTTCATGTACCCCTCGATCGGCCAGAACTGCCAGGACGACGGCGGCACGGTCATCGCCACCGCACTGTCGGTGGCCGGCCCGGCCACCATTCCGACCCCCGGCCCCAAGCCCGGACAGACGGCCTACGTCTTCACCGCGATGGGGACCCCCGGCCCGGCCGAGACGCAGAAGCTCCCGCTGAACGTGACGTGGGTGAACCTGACCACCGGCAAGTCCGGCAGCGCCACCCTGCAGCCCCGCACCGACATCAACCCCGAGGGGCCGACCACGCTCACCGCGATCGTCGACACCGGTTCGGGCAGCATCATGTCAACCATCTTCGGCCAGGTCAGCACCAAGACCCACCAGTGCAACTTCGTGCCCACCATCGGCTCGACGGTGGTGCCCTGA
- a CDS encoding mannosyltransferase yields the protein MPVDTTLDTPAARSWATRLTAWAPLLLVASIAARLAWTYLTPRGANFVDLHVYIDGAAALAQPGALYDYVYADQTPDFPLPFTYPPFAAVVFYPLHFLPFGLVAFVWQIGTMAALYGVVRLSQRLLGGAAVPASLNRPTQAAVPASLNRPTQAAVPASALLRRASLNRRVAMLWTAVGIWTEPLRSTFDYGQINVILVLAVLAAVCSRRWWVSGLLVGLAAGVKLTPAIAGVYLAAARRWAAAVFSAVVFAATIAVSVWVTGDQARRYFTELLGDAHRVGPIATSFNQSWRGGISRIVGHDAGYSLPVLIAIGVTAVLAVLAWRALNSTSAGPDPLGSLLVVELFGLLASPISWTHHWVWLLPLMIWLLHGPHRDRLGARVLGWGWLALTVIGVPWLLSFFQPTIWQNGRPWYLAWAGLVYIVAAVATLAWMGTTRVRSPESG from the coding sequence GTGCCGGTAGACACCACCCTCGACACCCCGGCCGCACGTTCCTGGGCGACCCGTCTCACCGCATGGGCGCCGCTGCTGCTGGTGGCGAGCATCGCGGCGCGACTCGCCTGGACCTACCTGACTCCGCGCGGCGCCAACTTCGTCGACCTGCACGTCTATATCGACGGCGCGGCCGCGCTGGCGCAACCCGGTGCGCTGTATGACTACGTCTACGCCGATCAGACGCCGGATTTCCCGCTGCCCTTCACCTACCCGCCGTTCGCGGCAGTGGTCTTCTATCCGCTGCACTTCCTGCCGTTCGGGCTGGTCGCGTTCGTCTGGCAGATCGGAACCATGGCCGCGCTGTATGGGGTGGTGCGCCTGAGCCAGCGGCTGCTTGGGGGAGCGGCCGTCCCAGCTTCGCTGAACCGCCCTACCCAAGCGGCGGTCCCAGCTTCGCTGAACCGCCCTACCCAAGCGGCGGTCCCAGCTTCGGCTCTCCTTCGTCGAGCCTCGCTGAACCGCCGGGTCGCCATGCTGTGGACAGCGGTCGGGATCTGGACCGAACCCCTGCGTAGCACCTTCGACTACGGCCAGATCAACGTGATCCTGGTACTGGCCGTGCTCGCCGCGGTCTGCAGCCGGCGATGGTGGGTCTCGGGCCTATTGGTCGGGCTCGCGGCCGGGGTGAAACTGACCCCGGCGATCGCCGGCGTCTACCTGGCCGCGGCACGGCGCTGGGCCGCCGCGGTGTTCTCGGCGGTGGTCTTCGCCGCCACCATCGCGGTGTCGGTGTGGGTCACCGGCGATCAGGCCCGCCGCTACTTCACCGAGCTGCTGGGCGATGCCCACCGGGTCGGCCCGATCGCAACGTCGTTCAACCAGTCCTGGCGGGGCGGGATCTCGCGCATCGTGGGCCACGACGCCGGCTACAGCCTGCCGGTGCTGATCGCCATCGGTGTCACCGCGGTGCTGGCGGTGCTCGCCTGGCGAGCACTGAACAGTACGTCCGCCGGTCCCGATCCCCTGGGGTCGCTGCTGGTGGTCGAGTTGTTCGGGCTGCTGGCCTCGCCGATCTCATGGACTCACCACTGGGTCTGGCTGCTGCCCCTGATGATCTGGCTGCTGCACGGCCCCCACCGCGACCGGCTCGGCGCGCGGGTGTTGGGCTGGGGTTGGCTGGCGCTCACCGTGATCGGCGTGCCCTGGCTGTTGAGCTTCTTCCAGCCGACCATCTGGCAGAACGGGCGACCCTGGTACCTGGCGTGGGCCGGCCTGGTCTACATCGTCGCCGCCGTGGCCACCCTGGCCTGGATGGGGACCACGAGGGTCAGGTCGCCAGAATCCGGTTGA
- a CDS encoding 4a-hydroxytetrahydrobiopterin dehydratase, producing the protein MALLTDDQVSAALPEIEGWEHADGALRRVVTFDSFPAGIEAVRRVAERAEAADHHPDIDIRWRTVTFVLVTHSAGGITDKDVAMAGDINRILAT; encoded by the coding sequence ATGGCTTTGTTGACCGACGATCAGGTGAGCGCGGCGTTGCCCGAAATCGAGGGCTGGGAGCACGCGGACGGTGCGCTGCGCCGTGTGGTGACGTTCGATTCGTTTCCGGCCGGCATTGAGGCAGTGCGACGGGTGGCCGAGCGTGCCGAGGCAGCCGATCACCACCCCGATATCGATATTCGCTGGCGCACCGTCACTTTTGTCCTGGTGACGCATTCGGCCGGCGGGATCACCGACAAGGACGTGGCGATGGCCGGCGACATCAACCGGATTCTGGCGACCTGA
- a CDS encoding (deoxy)nucleoside triphosphate pyrophosphohydrolase, with protein MSPQIVVAGAVIADSAAGRTVLIAQRRRPPELAGRWELPGGKVMAGESEPAALVRELGEELGLEPDAMTVGRRLGGDVEVSPDMTLRAYLVGLARGEPRPHDHQALRWVTAGQLDAVDWVPADRAWLPELTQALG; from the coding sequence ATGTCCCCCCAGATCGTTGTGGCCGGAGCCGTCATCGCCGACTCGGCGGCCGGGCGCACGGTGCTGATCGCGCAGCGGCGCCGCCCACCGGAGCTGGCCGGGCGATGGGAACTGCCCGGCGGCAAAGTCATGGCCGGTGAGAGTGAACCCGCTGCCTTGGTCCGCGAGCTGGGGGAGGAGCTGGGCCTGGAGCCCGACGCCATGACGGTGGGGCGGCGCCTGGGGGGCGATGTCGAGGTGAGCCCGGACATGACGTTGCGCGCCTATCTGGTGGGCCTGGCACGCGGCGAGCCCCGGCCCCACGACCATCAGGCGCTTCGCTGGGTGACCGCAGGGCAACTGGACGCGGTCGACTGGGTGCCCGCTGATCGCGCTTGGCTGCCAGAGCTGACACAAGCACTCGGGTGA
- a CDS encoding DUF732 domain-containing protein, with protein sequence MRGRAALLGALGCLCIAAPAHADPTDADAAFLGSLRAAGITYNNADQAIVTAKLVCDLISQGKASTDVLAGLKERNPGLTTEHGTQFVGIAAQLYCPDQLVRNGTMGTP encoded by the coding sequence GTGAGGGGCCGCGCAGCGCTGCTGGGCGCGTTGGGATGCCTGTGTATCGCAGCGCCCGCTCATGCCGACCCCACCGATGCCGACGCCGCCTTCCTGGGATCGCTGCGAGCGGCCGGTATCACCTACAACAACGCCGACCAGGCCATCGTCACCGCGAAACTGGTGTGTGACCTGATCTCGCAGGGCAAAGCCAGCACCGATGTGCTGGCGGGGCTCAAGGAGCGTAATCCGGGCCTGACAACCGAGCACGGCACCCAGTTCGTGGGGATCGCCGCCCAGTTGTACTGCCCCGACCAGCTGGTGCGTAATGGCACCATGGGCACGCCGTAA
- a CDS encoding MarR family winged helix-turn-helix transcriptional regulator, translated as MPLPDDVYARLLAFRTRLRRFERWSADQAQAAGLTPAQHQLLLAVRGHNDLRGPTVGDVAEYLLLRHHSAGELIQRAEAAGLVVRVRDRSDQRVIRLQLTETAAQCLQSLTELHLKELERFSADSPLGL; from the coding sequence GTGCCACTGCCTGACGACGTCTATGCCCGGCTGCTCGCGTTCCGGACGAGGCTGCGGCGCTTCGAACGGTGGAGCGCCGACCAGGCACAGGCGGCCGGACTCACCCCGGCGCAGCATCAACTGCTCCTGGCGGTCCGTGGCCACAACGATCTGCGCGGCCCCACCGTCGGTGATGTGGCCGAATACCTGCTGCTGCGCCATCACAGTGCGGGGGAACTGATTCAGCGGGCCGAAGCCGCAGGTCTGGTGGTCCGGGTCCGCGACCGTTCCGACCAGCGGGTGATCCGTCTGCAGCTCACCGAAACGGCCGCCCAGTGCCTGCAATCGCTGACCGAACTGCACCTCAAGGAGCTCGAGAGGTTCTCCGCGGACTCGCCCCTCGGGCTGTGA
- the typA gene encoding translational GTPase TypA: MNFRNVAIVAHVDHGKTTLVDAMLRQSGALSHRGDDDKERIMDSGDLEREKGITILAKNTAVHRHNPDGSVTIINVIDTPGHADFGGEVERGLSMVDGVVLLVDASEGPLPQTRFVLRKALQAHLPVILVVNKTDRPDARIAEVVDASHDLLLDVASDLDDEAQAAAEHALGLPTLYASGRAGVASTTAPADGQIPDGDNLDPLFDVLLEHVPAPSGDPEAPLQALVTNLDASPFLGRLALIRVYNGRIRKGQQVAWMREVDGEPVTTTAKITELLVTEGVERTPTEEASAGDIVAVAGISDIMIGDTLADLAEPVALPRITVDEPAISVTIGTNSSPLAGKVSGHKLTARMVKSRLDTELIGNVSVRVVDIGRPDAWEVQGRGELALAILVEQMRREGFELTVGKPQVVTRKIDGKVHEPFEHLTVDCPEEYVGAITQLAAARKGRMTEMANHTTGWVRMEFIIPSRGLIGWRTDFLTETRGTGIANAVFEGYQPWAGEIRARHTGSLVSDRAGSITPFALIQLADRGQFFVEPGQDTYQGMVVGINPRAEDLDINVTKEKKLTNMRSSTADVMETLARPIELDLEQAMEFCAADECVEVTPEVVRVRKVELDSTLRARSRSRAKNL; this comes from the coding sequence GTGAACTTTCGTAACGTTGCCATCGTCGCGCACGTCGACCACGGCAAGACGACTCTGGTCGACGCCATGCTCCGCCAGTCCGGCGCCCTCTCGCACCGCGGTGATGACGACAAAGAGCGCATCATGGACTCCGGTGACCTGGAGCGCGAAAAGGGCATCACGATCCTGGCCAAGAACACGGCCGTGCATCGCCACAACCCCGATGGATCCGTCACCATCATCAACGTGATCGACACCCCCGGTCACGCCGACTTCGGCGGCGAGGTCGAACGCGGGTTGTCCATGGTCGACGGGGTGGTTCTGCTGGTCGACGCCTCCGAAGGTCCCCTGCCGCAGACCAGGTTCGTGCTGCGCAAGGCGCTGCAGGCGCACCTACCGGTGATCCTGGTGGTCAACAAGACTGACCGGCCCGACGCCCGGATCGCCGAAGTGGTCGACGCCAGCCACGACCTGCTGCTGGATGTGGCCAGCGACCTCGACGACGAGGCGCAGGCTGCCGCAGAGCACGCCCTGGGATTGCCGACGCTGTACGCATCCGGCCGGGCCGGGGTTGCCAGCACCACCGCGCCCGCCGACGGCCAGATCCCGGACGGCGACAACCTCGACCCGCTGTTCGACGTGCTGCTCGAGCACGTTCCGGCCCCCTCGGGTGACCCGGAGGCGCCGTTGCAGGCGCTAGTCACCAACCTCGACGCTTCGCCCTTCCTGGGCCGGCTCGCCCTGATCCGGGTCTACAACGGCCGCATTCGCAAGGGCCAGCAGGTCGCCTGGATGCGTGAGGTCGACGGCGAACCGGTGACCACCACCGCGAAGATCACCGAGCTGCTGGTCACCGAGGGAGTCGAACGCACCCCGACCGAAGAGGCCAGCGCCGGTGACATCGTCGCCGTCGCCGGCATCAGCGACATCATGATCGGTGACACCCTGGCTGATCTGGCTGAACCGGTCGCGCTGCCGCGAATCACCGTCGACGAACCGGCGATCTCGGTGACCATCGGCACCAACTCCTCGCCGCTGGCGGGCAAGGTCTCCGGGCACAAGCTGACGGCACGGATGGTCAAGTCGCGCCTGGACACCGAGCTGATCGGCAATGTGTCGGTCCGGGTGGTCGACATCGGCCGCCCCGACGCCTGGGAGGTGCAGGGCCGTGGCGAGTTGGCGCTGGCGATCCTCGTCGAGCAGATGCGCCGCGAGGGCTTCGAGCTGACCGTCGGCAAGCCGCAGGTGGTGACCCGCAAGATCGACGGCAAGGTTCACGAGCCGTTCGAGCACCTCACCGTCGACTGTCCCGAGGAATACGTCGGTGCCATCACGCAGCTGGCGGCCGCCCGCAAGGGCCGCATGACCGAGATGGCCAACCACACCACCGGCTGGGTCCGGATGGAGTTCATCATCCCCAGCCGCGGTCTGATCGGGTGGCGCACAGACTTCCTCACCGAGACCCGCGGGACCGGTATCGCCAACGCGGTGTTCGAGGGTTACCAGCCCTGGGCCGGTGAGATCCGCGCCCGACACACCGGATCGCTGGTCTCCGACCGGGCTGGGTCCATCACGCCGTTTGCGCTGATCCAGTTGGCGGATCGTGGGCAGTTCTTCGTCGAGCCGGGCCAGGACACCTACCAGGGCATGGTGGTGGGCATCAACCCGCGTGCCGAGGACCTCGACATCAACGTCACCAAGGAGAAGAAGCTGACCAACATGCGGTCGTCGACGGCCGACGTGATGGAGACGCTGGCCCGGCCGATCGAGCTGGACTTGGAGCAGGCCATGGAGTTCTGCGCCGCCGACGAGTGTGTCGAGGTGACCCCCGAGGTGGTGCGGGTCCGCAAGGTCGAGCTGGACTCGACGCTGCGGGCGCGCAGCCGCTCCCGGGCCAAGAACCTTTAA